Proteins encoded in a region of the Paenibacillus pedocola genome:
- a CDS encoding GNAT family N-acetyltransferase has translation MDIQIRELKHLEQARSIEMDSSFTIDSMLNLTINGGQIGYTVTELACYRKSYEELAAGDYAEYIGNPNKKCYLAYAGESIVGQILLKKHWNKYGFVDCLKVDNEYRGFGIGRQLIGQTKLWAEAGGMQGLMLETQNNNVRACKFYESCGFVIGGVDYFLYKGLHPQTNEAAIYWYLIFE, from the coding sequence ATGGACATTCAGATCAGGGAACTGAAACACTTGGAGCAAGCCCGGAGCATAGAAATGGACAGCAGTTTTACCATTGATTCGATGCTGAACCTGACTATTAACGGTGGGCAGATAGGATATACAGTTACTGAGCTGGCCTGTTACCGGAAAAGTTATGAAGAACTGGCTGCCGGAGATTACGCGGAATATATCGGGAACCCCAATAAGAAGTGTTATTTGGCCTATGCGGGTGAGAGCATTGTGGGGCAGATTTTGTTGAAAAAACACTGGAACAAATACGGCTTTGTAGATTGTCTGAAAGTAGACAACGAATATAGGGGATTCGGCATCGGCAGGCAGCTGATCGGGCAGACCAAGCTATGGGCGGAGGCGGGCGGTATGCAGGGCCTCATGTTAGAAACGCAAAACAATAACGTCAGGGCATGCAAATTCTATGAAAGCTGCGGTTTTGTGATCGGCGGAGTTGATTATTTTCTCTACAAGGGTTTGCATCCGCAGACGAATGAAGCCGCAATTTACTGGTATCTGATTTTTGAATAG